The DNA window TTTTAATGacattttgccttttaataatgaaacacattagaaatttttttttgttttatttttttttaatttttttgtgtgtgttttttgttttgtgttttttgttattttattattatttttttaatctgtgggCTGTATTTCTTGCATTTATCCTAAGGAACGTGCCTGCCACAGGTTCAACAGAATTTTAGTGCAATATATGAACCCAGAAAGTTTGCTGGACTAACCAACCAAATTTAAAGTGTTTGCTGCAATACAGTACACAGGGTACAAATTCACTAGTTCATATACTTTAGCAAAAATTGCTatcaaaatcatttatttctaaTGTTAGCAGGAAGCCAATTATGTAAACAAGGGGTCAGAACTATCTCAAATTCTTAGTTTTGGAGTATCTGACACAGGCTTCCGTTtgttaaaaatcacagaattttcCTTTGGGTATTGCATACTTTGGTGTGCAGTAGTGCTCTGTCTCAATGTAAAGAACTAACTAGCACTAAGTATAGGGACCTAACAGAATATTAGTCATAACACCAACATACAAACACCTATAAATTAACACACACCTATGTACAAAGCTGTGCCTATGCCTTGGGTTTCACTTGAAAGAATCCTTACTGAATTGAACGTTTCTTAAATTTAACATACATTTGCTTTAAATCCACTGATTATAGAATATGCCTACTAATTAAGTCACATGTTAGGTTCAATataatgtttgtatttaaaaataatttaaaaggtaCTTTTAAAAACCTTTGGTGACGGCTGCATAATTTATAGTGCATCAGCTTTTTAAATCTACTCTTGCTTTACTGAGAAATGTTCTGAAGAACCAGAAGTTAGGCAAGAACTTGTTTACAGCAAGCCCATGTCAGTCTCAGTGCCAGCGCCATGGAGGTGAGGCCAGCACAGCATGCAGACGCAGATGGCTGCGGCACAGACGTCCTGCCCACCACTCTCCCCTGGCAGGTAGGGTTTACATATTCACAGCACTTTGCACAGGGTCAGAAAAGAGAGGTGCTGAATGTGTCTCAGATCCAGTGAAGTCAACAAGAGGATGATCAGCACCTTTCTGGCTAAAGGCCACAGACAGGTAGACAATTCACGCCCTGCCTTCAGCAACTTCTGTCTAAAGGAAAAATGGTTCCAGCCTTACTGACAGGCACCTAACAGAACTCTACACTGCGGTTTTTAGAGTCCTCCCCacttccttgaaaaaaaattaaaagggtCACTTGGTCTTAAAGTAAACCACACCATCGCACATCCACATGTTTTAAGGAAGGATCTGAACTCTCCAAGTCTGTTCCTAATGAAGCGTCAAAACTTCTGATGCAAGCACAGTGAAATCAGGCTGCATTTAAGGTGCTATAGCTTATCGCAACTGTTTGTCCCTGAAGAAGAGGCCACAGACTGGGTGTCAATCAGAGCAAGAGCAAAAAAAGCCATGGTACACCAGTACCTGGGGTGCCAATGCAATATCACAAATTGAATCAAGCacagccaaaaaataaaaatccagtaCTGAGATCAAGACATTAGCAGAATctgaagaaggaggggaaaaaaaagtcacctaaAAATGTGAGCATCTCTTCCTCAATAAATCTAGGAGGGCTTATTGTGCCTTCCCATTCATAAGTTCATGACTGCTCATTCAAAGAAGTAATTCAAGAGAGGAAAAcgttttctgttctgctttcagttctgtACATATCAGTTCACAAGATAAATAATCAATTTTATACTAAGCTTAAGGGATGGTACTGTAGCATCCTTAGTACAATCCTTTTGTAAAAGCTTGCCTCTGCAAGTCCTCTTTCTAACAGCAGGGTCACGGGCTAGTTAAACTCTCTTTTCATCATTACGGAAAACCATCCCATGCTGATAAAACAACAGGTCTTTTTTGTTTCGTTAAGTGAACTACTAAGGTAGAAGTCTAAATCCCATTTTCTAGCTAAGGAGTATTAGCAAAAATTAGATTCATCTGTCCTCCCAAATCATTTGATGAAAATGGAATTCAGCCTTCTAAAACAGTAAGCACTTTGAAAAGTTTTACCCAAAGAAAGATCACATCTGACTGTGTATCTGTAAAGTGCCTGGCAGTATTATGGCtctatatgaaatatttttagatcaaccacattttctaatattttaatcgtattttgtttaaaacagaaagacagaaaggctCAACCTACTGAAACATAGAGGAAATAACATCTTCCTACACCCTCCACTATGTTAAAAAAGAGCAAACTTAAAATCgaatctttaaaaatagtattttaatgaGCTCCAAcagctcttttgtttttaaaaagagggaagaacaTCACATGACTTCTTTAGCTCTGATAAATAATCAAATAGTAcctatcattttaaaatagggTGTTACTCCTAGATTAAATCTCAGTGCTCAAAATCTTTTCTCATGAATTTTACCTaatataaaaacactgaaatgaaaactaaaataccAAGTATAATGTCAGAAACATTAATGGATAAAATAACTACATAGATGTGTATctcttaaataaaaagtttagtgcatctttctttttccttgatcATTCCTGTTAGTTTTCCTGTCTCTGCATCTTACTAGAGATGTAAATGGCATGAGTACTACAGAGATTTTTTCCACAGTTCACCACTGAGCAGCACTCGAGATAGCTACACAATGGTCAGGCACCTGCATGTCACCTGGTTCACCTGTACCCACTCCCTATCACCTACATACCTGCAGGCACCCTGCCTTTCAGACCTCAACAACAGAGGTCAGTAAGAATCATCTACTAGAAGTAACAAGCAATACGAAATATGGAAAGCCTGCTAACAAGCTCGACTTAACACCCACCCAAAGCCTCAACCATAGCTGTCATTGCTGGCTGGCTATTAACCACTTCTTTACTACAATAAAGAATATTGAATGGGAAACActataaaattcaaattttaataCTGGCTCTTTAATAGCCCATCACCTTCAGAGATTTGTTTTGGTGACTTGAATTGGTAAGACTGCCTTTTCATTGCTCAAGTATGAGCAACTGGTacagcaaactttttttttttttttaaatgccacaaAACATAGCgtttctgctgcaggaggcactTCCATTAAGACAAATACAATACGTCTGTCTTTTAGATACAGTGTGCTACATACATACTATAAAACAAGATTAACCCAACATTTCAACAGCAGGATGATCCTTGCTCTCCATCCACTCAAAACCTGAAGTCATTGAGTTAATGGATTCATTGCAGATTTGTTGAAACAAGGGgtcattttttaattcctccagTGTAGCATCATCATCTTGTCCCTGCTGACGACCTGGATCGAACAGTAGATTTGTGTCTAAAGTGTTCAGATCGTTAATGCTGCCTGAGAGTTCGGAAGACAACCTGATGTCGCTGGAAAAGACAGATGTAACGTTCAGATCTGATGCCACCTGATTCACCAGCTGCTGGTTTGTTGGCAGACTGTCCTCCCCTAAAAGGTCTTTTACAGTGCTGCTAAAATCTAATTGCTGCTCTCCGATGTCTGATTGTGCTTGGTTATCTCCAGAAGAGAAACTGATCTGATCggtgctgctgttttttgtgAGGTAATTTGGTGTTTGGAATTCATAAACTGAAGTGCTGGAATTAATCATATTTTGCGGGTTGGCACTAGGAAAAGCAGTGGATGTCTCTAAAATCTGAGTGAGATTCATCCTGGCTGTGTAATTTGAGGGCATGTTGTTCATTCCCAAACCTCTCACTGCATCATCACTATCAGAATCAAGTTTGCTTAACAACACATTGgttatttttttagtgtttgtttgtttctgaagagaCGGGAAGGCTGTCTGCATCATTACAGTCAACGGGACTGACTGGCTTCTTTGCGCTATGTTATTGGCACTGGTGTCTGCGTGGATATTCGTAAATACATTGTGAACTTCCGGAGTCACCGGACTCCCAAAAGGTGTCACACTGGAGCGCGGTATATTTGAAACAGGGTAAACAGTGCTTCCACTGAGATTACGCTGGCGATGGACAGCAGGGCTCACGCTCCGGCATCTCAGACTGTTATTGAGAGTGGAACTGGCTCCTTTGTTGTCCAGAGGAGCAGGAACAGCAAAACCCTCTTGCTTGGTAGTGTTACTTACAggggctgcctggtgctgcacAGGTGAAACGGGAGTCACGCGACCGAAGTGAGTATCGTGGTGGCGTGGCTGAGACTGGTATGACTGGCCAGGAACTGCAAATGCGTGAGGTTTCCTGAAGCGATCTTCCACTAGCTCCTGGTAGCTCGTAAGGATGCCGTGGTTTGCAACCGATGAATTGGTGACACCACTGTACCCGTTATTCATCCACTCAAGTTTGGTTTTGTCAGGGTGGGTAGCCATAGGCCGCTGCATTGGCTTCACGGGGCTACTTGAAACAATGCTGGCATCGTGGTAAGCCATACTGGAGCTTATGGGAGTAAACGCGAATGGGTTTCGGCATTCCACAGGACTCGGAGGgacgctgctgctgcagttggAATGCGGCGTGCCAATGGGCGTATGCCGGCTGCTTCCTAGGGCGCTGTCTACGGGAGTTGTCTGAGCCAGCCTGGAGCAAGGGCTCTCTCGTGACACGTTCTGAGATCCAGAGATCATTTCAGAGGTGGGGGTCGGagttggggtgggggtgggagtcggggtgggggtgggagtCGGGGTGTGAATCGGAGTGCTGTTGTTATGGATTGAATGGTAAAAATGTGTGCTGCTGGGATGAGATGACACAGGAGCTCCTTGAGCTGCTGTCTGACTCGGAAGTGCCATTCCTAGACAACCACCGTAAGGATGAGGATTATTCATTGACATCTGCTCCTCCATGagcaccagctcctccacaATGCTGTCCTGGGTAAGGTCATCATCAAATGAAAAGAAGTTCTCATTCGACTGAGGGACTGTATGTTCAAACTCTTTCAGCTCAGACTGCAGAGGTAACTGATTTGAAGACTGTGCTTCTATTTGACCCAAGGAGGAGTCCTGGATCTGGCTCTGTAGCTGCTGGTTGTATACATCCTGCTGTATACCCTCACAGTGCACTGGCTCCCACGCAGACTCCTCTAAGTCACTAGAGCCAGAATGTCCTGCGATAGTCATAACACTGATATCTTGCTGCTGGTCACAATTCACAGATGCAAAGTCAGAGGTTTTGGTGATATGGTGCCACGCATTTGGGTTAAAGCTGCCATCAGATTTTGAATCATTTTCTATGATAAACATGTTTCCTTCCAATTTCACTTTAATATCTGGAGATGATGCTGATGCAAGCTGCTGTCCTAAAGTAGAATCACTGGTATCACTGGTGCTCAAGGAACAGTCTGTCGCTACGTTTGCTGGAGCTGTGGAAGGTACAGGGACATTTACAGGTACCTTGCTGGGAACTTGAGCAAGCGTTGCAGTATTGTCACCGCTAGCTAACGATACAACCTTTGGAGCCTTCTtaatgctgtttgctttttgacCCTCCACAGCATTACCAGCTGAAAGCTGCCCCACCAGTGGTTTCTTTACAGGTGGTACCTGGGAATCTTGAAGTGTAGAAGGTTGTCGCTTTCTTGGACTTTTAGtgcatattttgtctttaattgtAGACTCACCAGTAGGAGGTGAACCAATGCTGGTGCTGGACAAGTGACTGGCAACTGAGAGCTTTAGAGTGCTTTGATTATTGCCTGCTGAAGAAACCGGTGTGATCTCATTAGACTGTGTTTTATATTTGGTCCCTGCTTCTTCAGCTCCCTGATCACAGCCCTTAACTGTTTTTGCCTCCACAACACCATCAGCTGAAACCTTCAAGGTTGTGACCTCAAAATTTATTTGTTGAGCAGGAGGCAGGCCAGGGGCTGCCTTTATGGATTTAGATACATCAGAGCTCTCTTGGCCCTGTACTGGGTTCTCATCCAGCAGTGCTTCTGGTTCCATTTTGATCTCAACTGCAGATGCAGCTACAACAGTGCTAGGTTTGGATCCTGGGGACTGAAGTGAAACAAGAGATCCATTTTTCATCTGTGGAGCGGCTCTCCCCTCTTCCACTGCTCCCGCACTACTATTAACTGAAGGTGTCTGTTTGACAGGCACACTACTGCTGCTTGGGGCAAGAGatattgctgtcatttttaCCACATTTAAGGAATTCACATGTGGAGCTGGCACAACAGTCTTGATTGGGCTACTGGTAAAAAGCACCGTTGTGGGAGAGCGGATGGTGAGAGCACTGGTATTTGCTGGCTTCGGTAAGATCTGTGGGTAGCGATGTCGGGCAGAGCGGTCACCAACTGGGCTGGCAGGAACATTCTGGGGAGTCTTTGGTGACTGCTTGACTGATTGCATGTGCTGAGTGACCACCTGAACATTGAGCGGCAGGACCTTGCTATCAGACGATCCCATAGGACTTGGAGATGTCACCAACTGCCTGGTCCTTGGCACCTGTTCACAGAGGAAGAGACATGGTGTGGTGATGAAGCAAGAAAGTCCTCCAAGCCCACAGACTACTTCATCCCCACACATTTCAAAGGTGAAGGACGATGCAGCTCAATACAGCAAAGCTAGTgacttcaaaacaaagcaagctgtTCAACTGTATACCAGGCCATTGATATTTGTCTGCCTAGGATTGGTGGACAGACACGTGACCTCAGTTTTTAAGGAACAAGGCACTGGTGTACACATTAGGCTTAAGAATGATTATTCTCGTACAATCCTTCACCAAATagaacaaaagacagaaatacaaaagataATGAGGAGAGGATGCATTCAAAACTGCTCATTTTCaagatttcaaaagcaaatcaaatGTAAGCTGAGTATCAGGCAGAAAAACTCCCTTATCTATTGAAATAAACAGCACAGCTAATATCCTAAAAACAAATAACCTTCCTCCCAACCCGATTTTTTATGTCTGAAAGACAAAGAAGCTCCATATTATCAATttcatgcaaaaacaaaattgctgTTGTCACCTAGGTATGCTGGGCCAATGCAAGTCAATTTGGATTCCAAATGAGGGGCTCACTGAGCCACATGACCTGTGCTGGCTTTCCCATCTGGTTAAGCTTCATCTCAAGGGTCATTGTTCCCACATATAACCAATATTGCTAGCTGAAATCCCACTGTCAAAGATTTCAAAGATGAACAAGGCCTATGTGATATGATCAGAATGACGCTGCCTCCTTATCTAACCCAAACTTGGTCACATCATTACACCACTTGTGGTGTAACAGTCACTGGGACAGAAAAGCATCAAGGAACCCAAGTCTGAACGAAAACCAACATTTTTCCGTCCCATTGACATTTCTACTTAACTACTTTCATAAGGGGGTTTCTCTAGAATTGCTGGAGAACATTACCGGTATCGGACTGGGGACAGCTGCCACAACAATACCAATGGGCTGAGGAGACAGAATTGCAGGGCTTCCATTAGATATACTCGTCACACCATTGGTTGCAGTGCCTTCCGTTTTCTTTGCTGGAGAGTCTCCTGGCAAAGGAGACTGCAGTTTCTGttcttgctgcttcttctgGATCTTacgctgcagctgctgcttggcaTCAACAGGAGATGACAGCGTTTTCACTTGTGGTTGAAAGGAATTGCTTTCAGCAGTAGGTATAAAAGCTGAGGGCTGGGGGATCCCTTTTATTCCTGAacacaaaagaagaagaatgaattATAACAACACATACACTGTCTGTTGTAGTGCCACTTCTGTATCCAACGGCAGATACATAGCAGGCATCTCCACAACCGTTCAGGGAGCACCTCATCCATTCGTGCATTTCATGCTTGAATCTATTCAGTGTCTCAGTTTCTTTCCATATCTGTGGCGGAACTCCTATCTGTTAGGCAAGCTGGCCATTAGCTGACAGATTTTAAGTATTGGCATCTTCTTTCTAGTAACCTCAAGCTACATATTTTGAATTACATCTAAAAACAATGCAATTAATTTAACTGACAGTAGAGGGCAGTGGATATGTTTCAGAGGAATCTAAAATCCGTTATCTACCATGTTTTTGTTATGTTATCTATAttgaaagcagttttaaaaatgaaaagtctttCCAAAACTGCATGTCTGTGTCACAGAGGAGCAGCTCTGAACAGATACTACCTACATGTAATGCCAGAATGGATTGCAACCAGCACGGGATCACGGACAACGGTGAAAGAAGGGCAAGAAGATTAGCgacaagggaggaaaagaaaaacaaaagaaggtaaaggtgaaaaaatgatggaaattagaatgatatatatatatatatatatatatatatataaaaatataatatttttttttctggagacaATGCCTTTGCTAATCACAAGCAAGCAGTGGTGCTTCCAAGGAGAACACTATGGAGTTGGTCTTGTCTGTGCAGCTGGTACCAATTCCTGTTACAAAATCACATCACATCTATGATCTTTCATTCATTAACAGTCAAGAGGATAAGCACACTCTCTCAAGGACCGCCCAATTCTCTTGAATTGCCCTTCTAAATATGCTTTAATAGTTTCATTTATATTTCCgtatttttctccattgctttaaaataactcAATTATAAATCAATCATCGCCATTTAAGGGCAGTAATTTGGGTTTAGATACCCAGTACAAGCTCAAACACCGTCTTCTGGTAGCCCACCCTTtgagcagcagcctgcatggACCACAAGAGCCTGAACTCTACAACATGTCTCCACTTTAAGTGTTCAATTCCTTCTTCACAGAGCAGTGAAACGCCCAAATATATTGCTATTACTGGAAAATAAGTGACCTATGTGGTCTGAATACCGAAAGCAAGTAACATTATCAGGAAAATAACACCACAATTTTACCTTTGAGggtaaaagctttctttttttccctaccagTTAGCACACAGAGACACTATAGTTCCTCATGATAAAGAGGAAAGGTAATGAATATCTTATTTACCATTCCAGACCGTAGAACCTCTCCTGAAATGAGTATCCAAGCTCCACAGGCATGCATTGGAAATAACCGCCTTTTTTCCTTGAAACGCCACCTTCTCCTCAAGGAAGTAAGGGGATCACCCCTGTCTTCAGCTTTGACCACCAGTTTCCATTTGAAATGTGTGAATTTGAAATCCATTCCTCTGTGATGTAGTGAAATACAAAGCAACTCTCCTCTTTACCTTGATCCTTAACAAAGATCTGACATCAAGTGCTGGAATCCCAGTTACACAAACTGCCTCTGGAGAGGGCT is part of the Cygnus atratus isolate AKBS03 ecotype Queensland, Australia chromosome 11, CAtr_DNAZoo_HiC_assembly, whole genome shotgun sequence genome and encodes:
- the RFX7 gene encoding DNA-binding protein RFX7 isoform X1, translating into MSSSRAQQMHAFSWIRNTLEEHPETSLPKQEVYDEYKSYCDNLGYHPLSAADFGKIMKNVFPNMKARRLGTRGKSKYCYSGLRKKAFVHMPTLPNLDFHKTGDGLDGTEPSGQLQSADEEVVSAACRLVCEWAQKVLSQPFDTVLELARFLVKSHYIGTKSMAALTVMAGAPAGIKGIPQPSAFIPTAESNSFQPQVKTLSSPVDAKQQLQRKIQKKQQEQKLQSPLPGDSPAKKTEGTATNGVTSISNGSPAILSPQPIGIVVAAVPSPIPVPRTRQLVTSPSPMGSSDSKVLPLNVQVVTQHMQSVKQSPKTPQNVPASPVGDRSARHRYPQILPKPANTSALTIRSPTTVLFTSSPIKTVVPAPHVNSLNVVKMTAISLAPSSSSVPVKQTPSVNSSAGAVEEGRAAPQMKNGSLVSLQSPGSKPSTVVAASAVEIKMEPEALLDENPVQGQESSDVSKSIKAAPGLPPAQQINFEVTTLKVSADGVVEAKTVKGCDQGAEEAGTKYKTQSNEITPVSSAGNNQSTLKLSVASHLSSTSIGSPPTGESTIKDKICTKSPRKRQPSTLQDSQVPPVKKPLVGQLSAGNAVEGQKANSIKKAPKVVSLASGDNTATLAQVPSKVPVNVPVPSTAPANVATDCSLSTSDTSDSTLGQQLASASSPDIKVKLEGNMFIIENDSKSDGSFNPNAWHHITKTSDFASVNCDQQQDISVMTIAGHSGSSDLEESAWEPVHCEGIQQDVYNQQLQSQIQDSSLGQIEAQSSNQLPLQSELKEFEHTVPQSNENFFSFDDDLTQDSIVEELVLMEEQMSMNNPHPYGGCLGMALPSQTAAQGAPVSSHPSSTHFYHSIHNNSTPIHTPTPTPTPTPTPTPTPTPTSEMISGSQNVSRESPCSRLAQTTPVDSALGSSRHTPIGTPHSNCSSSVPPSPVECRNPFAFTPISSSMAYHDASIVSSSPVKPMQRPMATHPDKTKLEWMNNGYSGVTNSSVANHGILTSYQELVEDRFRKPHAFAVPGQSYQSQPRHHDTHFGRVTPVSPVQHQAAPVSNTTKQEGFAVPAPLDNKGASSTLNNSLRCRSVSPAVHRQRNLSGSTVYPVSNIPRSSVTPFGSPVTPEVHNVFTNIHADTSANNIAQRSQSVPLTVMMQTAFPSLQKQTNTKKITNVLLSKLDSDSDDAVRGLGMNNMPSNYTARMNLTQILETSTAFPSANPQNMINSSTSVYEFQTPNYLTKNSSTDQISFSSGDNQAQSDIGEQQLDFSSTVKDLLGEDSLPTNQQLVNQVASDLNVTSVFSSDIRLSSELSGSINDLNTLDTNLLFDPGRQQGQDDDATLEELKNDPLFQQICNESINSMTSGFEWMESKDHPAVEMLG
- the RFX7 gene encoding DNA-binding protein RFX7 isoform X2; its protein translation is MSTEEELWSKVLIRTVSSFNSDQISMSSSRAQQMHAFSWIRNTLEEHPETSLPKQEVYDEYKSYCDNLGYHPLSAADFGKIMKNVFPNMKARRLGTRGKSKYCYSGLRKKAFVHMPTLPNLDFHKTGDGLDGTEPSGQLQSADEEVVSAACRLVCEWAQKVLSQPFDTVLELARFLVKSHYIGTKSMAALTVMAGAPAGIKGIPQPSAFIPTAESNSFQPQVKTLSSPVDAKQQLQRKIQKKQQEQKLQSPLPGDSPAKKTEGTATNGVTSISNGSPAILSPQPIGIVVAAVPSPIPVPRTRQLVTSPSPMGSSDSKVLPLNVQVVTQHMQSVKQSPKTPQNVPASPVGDRSARHRYPQILPKPANTSALTIRSPTTVLFTSSPIKTVVPAPHVNSLNVVKMTAISLAPSSSSVPVKQTPSVNSSAGAVEEGRAAPQMKNGSLVSLQSPGSKPSTVVAASAVEIKMEPEALLDENPVQGQESSDVSKSIKAAPGLPPAQQINFEVTTLKVSADGVVEAKTVKGCDQGAEEAGTKYKTQSNEITPVSSAGNNQSTLKLSVASHLSSTSIGSPPTGESTIKDKICTKSPRKRQPSTLQDSQVPPVKKPLVGQLSAGNAVEGQKANSIKKAPKVVSLASGDNTATLAQVPSKVPVNVPVPSTAPANVATDCSLSTSDTSDSTLGQQLASASSPDIKVKLEGNMFIIENDSKSDGSFNPNAWHHITKTSDFASVNCDQQQDISVMTIAGHSGSSDLEESAWEPVHCEGIQQDVYNQQLQSQIQDSSLGQIEAQSSNQLPLQSELKEFEHTVPQSNENFFSFDDDLTQDSIVEELVLMEEQMSMNNPHPYGGCLGMALPSQTAAQGAPVSSHPSSTHFYHSIHNNSTPIHTPTPTPTPTPTPTPTPTPTSEMISGSQNVSRESPCSRLAQTTPVDSALGSSRHTPIGTPHSNCSSSVPPSPVECRNPFAFTPISSSMAYHDASIVSSSPVKPMQRPMATHPDKTKLEWMNNGYSGVTNSSVANHGILTSYQELVEDRFRKPHAFAVPGQSYQSQPRHHDTHFGRVTPVSPVQHQAAPVSNTTKQEGFAVPAPLDNKGASSTLNNSLRCRSVSPAVHRQRNLSGSTVYPVSNIPRSSVTPFGSPVTPEVHNVFTNIHADTSANNIAQRSQSVPLTVMMQTAFPSLQKQTNTKKITNVLLSKLDSDSDDAVRGLGMNNMPSNYTARMNLTQILETSTAFPSANPQNMINSSTSVYEFQTPNYLTKNSSTDQISFSSGDNQAQSDIGEQQLDFSSTVKDLLGEDSLPTNQQLVNQVASDLNVTSVFSSDIRLSSELSGSINDLNTLDTNLLFDPGRQQGQDDDATLEELKNDPLFQQICNESINSMTSGFEWMESKDHPAVEMLG